A DNA window from Pseudodesulfovibrio thermohalotolerans contains the following coding sequences:
- the hmcD gene encoding sulfate respiration complex protein HmcD: MEFYTLQDYYTFTKGTVYLLMGGILVAATLYWRFLMGGNKKDD; encoded by the coding sequence ATGGAATTCTATACTCTCCAAGACTACTACACGTTCACCAAGGGGACTGTGTACCTGCTGATGGGCGGGATCCTCGTGGCGGCGACCCTGTACTGGCGCTTCCTCATGGGCGGCAACAAAAAGGACGACTAG
- the hmcC gene encoding sulfate respiration complex protein HmcC: MSVETTAVAKKSLFTPFNIIAGIILVAGLVVTVMRFTGGLGAVTNLDQNNPWGIWIGFDLLCGVALAAGGYTTSAACYLFGLKKYHAGVRPAILTAFLGYALVVFALGYDVGRPWRLPYPIFVQQGTTSLLFEVGLCVMLYLTVLFIEFTPAAFEWLGMKKIRNIIVKMTLALTILGVVLSTLHQSSLGALFTIAPSKLHPLWYSQYLPVFFFVSSIAAGLSMVIFEGTLSHKPMHHLMDEEYLNNHDDLILGFGKAASLVLFGYFSIKVIGLAYDNNWHYLTTGYGAWFLVEMLGFVALPSFLYAIGARDKNLTVIRWAAGLTVLGIIVNRFNISLVAFNYQLPSAQRYFPSWGEITISLFVVTIGVLAFRFISTRMPIFYEHPDYKGEH; encoded by the coding sequence ATGTCTGTCGAAACCACTGCGGTAGCGAAGAAGTCCCTCTTCACGCCGTTCAATATTATCGCTGGAATCATTCTCGTCGCCGGACTGGTGGTCACGGTGATGCGCTTCACCGGCGGCCTCGGGGCCGTCACCAACCTGGACCAGAACAACCCCTGGGGCATCTGGATCGGCTTCGATCTGCTCTGCGGCGTCGCCCTGGCCGCTGGCGGCTACACCACCTCCGCCGCCTGCTACCTTTTCGGCCTGAAAAAATATCACGCCGGAGTCCGCCCGGCCATCCTGACCGCCTTCCTGGGCTACGCCCTGGTGGTCTTCGCCCTGGGCTACGACGTCGGCCGTCCCTGGCGGCTGCCCTACCCCATCTTCGTCCAGCAGGGAACGACTTCGCTGCTCTTCGAAGTGGGCCTGTGCGTCATGCTCTACCTGACCGTGCTGTTCATCGAATTCACCCCGGCTGCGTTCGAATGGCTGGGCATGAAGAAGATTCGCAACATCATAGTCAAGATGACCCTCGCTCTGACCATCCTCGGCGTGGTCCTTTCCACGCTGCACCAGTCTTCCCTGGGCGCGCTGTTCACCATCGCCCCTTCGAAGCTCCACCCGCTCTGGTACTCGCAGTACCTCCCGGTGTTCTTCTTCGTGTCGAGCATCGCCGCGGGCCTGTCCATGGTCATCTTCGAAGGTACTCTCTCACACAAGCCCATGCACCACTTGATGGATGAGGAGTACCTGAACAATCACGACGACCTTATCCTCGGTTTCGGAAAGGCCGCTTCCCTCGTGTTGTTCGGGTACTTCTCCATCAAGGTCATCGGCCTGGCCTACGACAACAACTGGCACTACCTGACCACCGGCTACGGCGCGTGGTTCCTGGTTGAGATGCTCGGTTTCGTGGCCCTGCCGTCCTTCCTGTACGCTATCGGCGCACGCGACAAAAACCTGACCGTCATCCGTTGGGCCGCGGGCCTGACCGTGCTCGGCATCATCGTCAACCGGTTCAACATCTCCCTGGTCGCCTTCAACTACCAGCTCCCGTCCGCACAGCGGTACTTCCCGAGCTGGGGCGAGATCACCATCTCGCTGTTCGTGGTGACCATCGGCGTGCTGGCCTTCCGGTTCATCTCCACTCGGATGCCCATTTTCTACGAGCACCCGGACTACAAGGGCGAACACTAG
- the hmcA gene encoding sulfate respiration complex hexadecaheme cytochrome HmcA, whose protein sequence is MANGKRILRLTAIAITLAGVLGFQLEAMGMLGSTDETAGRPDVIMIDTIARLESLEQPAAVFKHDAHTKALKDQGMSCESCHQKDAKGDLTLTFGRQEDESGAEPTASGLKDMYHDNCISCHVKSEEKGFKTGPKAGECRGCHQVRPETADRVPAGMDNMLHFVHWDSKIIPADQGKETNCGACHKKAGEEDSWRFSDQAKTEPLKDVFHSQCVTCHQSLIEKKAERSGPVQCAGCHGAGEIATRNVELAKDLKAMGGTLPRLPRKQPDAVLMAPGAKDKEAEAKAGDKPSGMAPVAFDHKLHEAKSDSCMTCHKDGVNAKLNASFEALHNVNDPATCVGCHVQEQKKPECAGCHEARPAAKALSENSCVTCHNVDVTAEPGFRLMASAPVNPAAMSKEEKEAMAAKVIAARPETQAMVAEKDIPEFVNIEALADQYQPSKMPHRKIVLTLMKGMKDNRLAATFHTSPEAVCAGCHHNAPATLTPPKCASCHGKPFETEGRPGLKAAYHGQCMSCHQEMKLEKPAATNCVACHEKKTN, encoded by the coding sequence ATGGCAAACGGTAAACGGATACTGCGATTGACCGCCATCGCGATCACGCTGGCCGGGGTGCTCGGCTTCCAGTTGGAAGCCATGGGTATGCTCGGCTCGACGGATGAGACCGCCGGGCGGCCGGACGTGATCATGATCGACACCATCGCCAGGCTGGAGTCACTCGAACAACCCGCGGCCGTGTTCAAGCACGACGCGCACACCAAGGCCCTGAAGGATCAGGGCATGAGCTGCGAATCCTGCCACCAAAAGGATGCCAAGGGCGACTTGACCCTGACCTTCGGCAGGCAGGAAGACGAGAGCGGCGCGGAACCGACCGCGTCCGGGCTCAAGGACATGTACCACGACAACTGTATCTCCTGCCACGTCAAGAGCGAGGAGAAGGGCTTCAAGACCGGCCCCAAGGCCGGTGAATGCCGCGGTTGCCACCAGGTCCGGCCCGAGACCGCCGACCGGGTCCCGGCAGGCATGGACAACATGCTCCATTTCGTCCACTGGGATTCCAAGATCATCCCGGCCGACCAGGGCAAGGAGACCAACTGCGGAGCGTGCCACAAAAAGGCGGGCGAGGAAGACAGTTGGCGTTTCTCCGACCAGGCCAAGACCGAACCGCTCAAGGACGTCTTCCACAGCCAGTGCGTGACCTGCCATCAGAGTCTCATTGAGAAGAAGGCCGAGCGTTCCGGTCCGGTGCAGTGCGCCGGATGCCACGGCGCGGGTGAAATCGCCACGCGCAATGTCGAACTGGCCAAGGACCTGAAGGCCATGGGCGGCACCCTGCCGCGCCTGCCGCGCAAGCAGCCCGACGCCGTGCTCATGGCCCCCGGAGCCAAGGACAAGGAAGCCGAGGCCAAGGCCGGGGACAAGCCCTCGGGCATGGCACCCGTCGCCTTCGACCACAAGCTGCACGAGGCCAAGAGCGACTCCTGCATGACCTGCCACAAGGACGGCGTCAACGCCAAGCTGAACGCCTCTTTCGAAGCCCTGCACAACGTGAACGACCCGGCGACCTGCGTGGGCTGTCACGTGCAGGAACAGAAGAAGCCCGAGTGCGCGGGCTGTCATGAGGCGCGTCCCGCGGCCAAGGCGCTGTCCGAGAACTCCTGCGTCACCTGCCACAACGTCGACGTCACTGCGGAACCCGGCTTCCGGTTGATGGCGAGCGCGCCCGTGAACCCGGCCGCCATGTCCAAGGAAGAGAAGGAAGCCATGGCCGCCAAGGTCATCGCCGCCCGTCCCGAGACCCAGGCCATGGTCGCCGAGAAGGATATTCCCGAGTTCGTGAACATCGAGGCTCTGGCCGATCAATACCAGCCGAGCAAGATGCCGCACCGCAAGATCGTCCTGACCCTCATGAAGGGCATGAAGGACAATCGGCTTGCCGCCACCTTCCACACTTCGCCCGAGGCGGTCTGCGCCGGTTGCCATCACAACGCTCCGGCCACCCTGACGCCGCCCAAGTGCGCGAGCTGCCACGGCAAGCCTTTCGAGACCGAAGGCAGGCCCGGGCTGAAGGCCGCCTACCACGGCCAGTGCATGAGTTGTCACCAGGAAATGAAGCTCGAAAAGCCCGCCGCCACCAACTGCGTCGCGTGCCACGAGAAGAAAACCAACTAG
- the hmcB gene encoding sulfate respiration complex iron-sulfur protein HmcB, with protein sequence MLRRTFLGLLGAAGASAALATPAKAANKHFGPHPDTHGVLFDATRCIGCRKCEQACNEVNELPEPEKKFDDLSVLDTVRRSDENTFTVVNRYQTAKGPVFRKQQCNHCLEPACASACFVRAFKKQPNGAVTYDASVCVGCRYCMVACPFSVPAYEYNEPLTPRVRKCTMCYPRLQEGKLPGCVEKCPKEALTFGPRAELIRIARKRIETYPDRYVNHIYGEHEMGGTSWMYLSGVPFSEIGMREDLGTASAPELTAGPLAAVPIVVGLWPVLLGGIYAVTQRNAKVANAERVKAVKDALKRAGDEAEKKLHEELGKAEQASQRRIEVEVKKAVEEALAPKEEDAGTKEEES encoded by the coding sequence ATGTTACGCAGAACCTTCCTCGGATTGTTGGGTGCCGCAGGCGCGAGCGCAGCGCTGGCCACACCGGCCAAGGCCGCAAACAAGCACTTCGGCCCGCATCCCGACACCCACGGCGTGCTTTTTGACGCCACCCGCTGCATCGGCTGCCGCAAATGCGAGCAGGCGTGCAACGAAGTCAACGAGCTGCCTGAACCGGAAAAGAAATTCGACGACCTGTCCGTACTCGATACGGTGCGACGGAGCGACGAGAACACCTTTACCGTGGTCAATCGGTACCAGACCGCCAAGGGTCCGGTCTTCCGCAAGCAGCAGTGCAACCACTGCCTGGAACCGGCCTGTGCGTCGGCCTGCTTCGTGCGGGCCTTCAAGAAGCAGCCCAACGGCGCGGTGACCTACGACGCCTCCGTGTGCGTCGGCTGCCGCTACTGCATGGTTGCCTGCCCGTTCTCGGTCCCGGCCTACGAATACAACGAGCCGCTGACCCCCCGGGTGCGCAAGTGCACCATGTGCTATCCCCGCCTTCAGGAGGGCAAGCTCCCCGGCTGCGTGGAGAAATGCCCCAAGGAGGCCCTCACCTTCGGCCCGCGCGCCGAGCTGATCCGAATCGCCCGCAAGCGAATCGAGACCTATCCCGACCGCTACGTGAACCACATCTACGGCGAACACGAGATGGGCGGCACGAGCTGGATGTACCTCTCCGGCGTACCGTTCTCCGAGATCGGAATGCGCGAGGACCTGGGCACCGCCAGCGCGCCCGAGCTGACCGCCGGCCCCCTGGCCGCCGTGCCCATCGTGGTCGGCCTGTGGCCCGTGCTGTTGGGCGGCATCTACGCCGTGACCCAACGCAACGCCAAGGTCGCCAACGCCGAACGCGTCAAGGCGGTCAAGGACGCCCTGAAGCGGGCCGGTGACGAGGCCGAGAAGAAACTTCACGAGGAGCTGGGCAAGGCCGAGCAGGCCAGCCAACGTCGCATCGAGGTCGAGGTCAAGAAGGCCGTCGAAGAGGCGCTCGCCCCGAAGGAAGAGGACGCCGGAACCAAAGAGGAGGAGTCCTAG
- the hmcE gene encoding sulfate respiration complex protein HmcE, translating to MYDFLTGPMLWATFIVSFGGLLVRSVMYVKGLSWQLDRVAYRPQMKYGIRGGLRSILAFIIPFRARLWRVRPGFTLIFFAFHIGLLVTPIFLEAHNVMLKNAFGISLPTLPTGLADVLAWTCLAGGLFLTLRRIAFPEVRIITTFYDYLLLVITVMPFITGLIARYEMGDYNFWLAAHILSGEIWLLALPFTKLSHVVLFFMSRMQLGMDYGIKRGGMKGTDMAW from the coding sequence ATGTACGATTTCCTGACAGGGCCCATGCTCTGGGCGACGTTTATCGTCAGCTTCGGCGGCCTGCTCGTCCGCAGCGTGATGTACGTCAAAGGCCTTAGCTGGCAACTCGACCGCGTGGCCTACCGTCCTCAAATGAAATACGGCATCCGGGGCGGCCTGCGCTCCATACTGGCCTTCATCATCCCGTTCAGGGCCCGGCTGTGGCGCGTGCGCCCCGGCTTCACCCTCATCTTCTTCGCCTTCCACATCGGGCTGCTCGTCACCCCGATCTTCCTGGAAGCGCACAATGTGATGCTGAAGAACGCCTTCGGGATCAGCCTGCCCACCCTGCCCACCGGCCTGGCGGACGTGCTGGCCTGGACCTGCCTGGCGGGCGGACTGTTCCTGACCCTCAGGCGGATCGCCTTCCCGGAGGTGCGCATCATCACGACCTTCTACGACTACCTGCTGCTGGTCATCACGGTGATGCCGTTCATCACCGGCCTGATCGCCAGGTACGAGATGGGAGATTACAACTTCTGGCTGGCCGCCCACATCCTGAGCGGCGAAATCTGGCTCCTGGCCCTGCCCTTCACCAAGCTCAGCCACGTCGTGCTGTTCTTCATGTCCCGTATGCAACTGGGCATGGACTACGGCATCAAGCGCGGCGGCATGAAGGGCACGGACATGGCCTGGTAA
- the hmcF gene encoding sulfate respiration complex iron-sulfur protein HmcF, producing the protein MPEGKFCNKTPINTEEQLKATLGDKGGKQYYEEMNHLDVDSDKLWAAIQKTMKSRTKTWLEICAHCGLCAESCFLYQVNGRVPEQVPSYKIQSTLGVMVKKKGKVDNEFMQMCMETAWSKCTCCNRCGMYCPHGIDMGVMFSYLRGLLYSQGFVPWELKIGSGMHRVYRAQMDVTTEDWVETCEWMAEENEEDWPGLEIPVDKVGADIMYTCNAREPKHYPEDIAEAAILFHVAGENWTVPSEGWEQTSLSMFAGDWECCKDNVLNVYAALERLKPKRAIGTECGHAHRATVIEGPYWAGRPDGQPPVPYIHYVEWLAEALRTGKLKIDPAKRIKEPVTLQDSCNYVRNQGLKNVTREIISYIVEPGYFVEMAPNREHNYCCGGGGGFNGIGLYREQRNVALRKKMEQILDTGAKLVIAPCHNCWDAIRDLEEEYKIGIRWSFLKPLVIKMLDVPEHLRPTEE; encoded by the coding sequence ATGCCTGAAGGAAAATTCTGCAATAAGACGCCGATCAATACCGAGGAGCAGCTCAAGGCGACCCTCGGCGACAAGGGCGGCAAGCAATACTACGAAGAGATGAACCATCTGGACGTGGACTCGGACAAGCTCTGGGCCGCCATCCAGAAGACCATGAAATCCAGGACCAAGACCTGGCTCGAAATCTGCGCCCACTGCGGCCTGTGCGCCGAGAGCTGTTTCCTGTACCAGGTCAACGGCCGGGTGCCGGAGCAGGTCCCGTCCTACAAGATCCAGTCCACCCTCGGGGTGATGGTCAAGAAAAAGGGCAAGGTGGACAACGAGTTCATGCAGATGTGCATGGAGACCGCCTGGTCCAAGTGCACCTGCTGCAACAGATGCGGCATGTACTGCCCCCACGGCATCGACATGGGCGTCATGTTCAGCTACCTGCGCGGCCTGCTCTACTCCCAGGGCTTTGTCCCTTGGGAGCTCAAGATCGGCTCCGGAATGCACCGCGTGTACCGCGCCCAGATGGACGTGACCACCGAGGACTGGGTGGAAACCTGCGAGTGGATGGCCGAGGAGAACGAGGAAGACTGGCCGGGCCTTGAAATCCCGGTGGACAAGGTCGGCGCGGACATCATGTACACCTGCAACGCCCGCGAGCCCAAGCACTACCCCGAGGACATCGCCGAGGCGGCCATCCTCTTCCATGTGGCGGGCGAAAACTGGACCGTGCCTTCCGAAGGCTGGGAGCAGACCTCCCTGTCCATGTTCGCCGGCGACTGGGAATGCTGCAAGGACAACGTCCTGAACGTGTACGCCGCGCTTGAACGCCTCAAGCCCAAGCGGGCGATCGGCACCGAATGCGGCCACGCCCACCGCGCCACGGTCATCGAAGGGCCGTACTGGGCGGGGCGTCCCGACGGACAGCCGCCCGTGCCGTACATCCACTATGTGGAGTGGCTGGCCGAAGCCCTGCGCACCGGCAAGCTCAAGATTGACCCCGCCAAGCGGATCAAGGAACCGGTCACCCTGCAGGATTCCTGCAACTACGTGCGCAACCAAGGGCTGAAGAACGTCACCCGCGAGATCATCAGCTACATCGTCGAGCCGGGCTACTTCGTGGAGATGGCTCCCAACCGCGAGCACAACTACTGCTGCGGCGGCGGTGGCGGCTTCAACGGCATTGGCCTGTACCGCGAACAGCGCAACGTGGCCCTGCGCAAGAAGATGGAGCAGATCCTCGACACCGGCGCCAAGCTGGTCATCGCCCCTTGCCACAACTGTTGGGACGCCATCCGCGACCTGGAGGAAGAGTACAAGATCGGTATCCGCTGGTCCTTCCTCAAGCCGCTCGTCATCAAGATGCTCGACGTGCCCGAGCACCTGCGCCCCACCGAGGAATAA
- a CDS encoding CGGC domain-containing protein, which produces MEKILIIGCRNTMDDVCIGCSRCLVAFNRREGQFERYKDQDAEILGILNCGGCPGASIVQRLAQVKLWNEPLNEQPTKIHIGPCLSDHCTHADDVITKITAKSGIEVIEGTHPYMPEKIWS; this is translated from the coding sequence ATGGAAAAGATTCTCATCATTGGCTGCCGGAATACCATGGACGACGTCTGCATCGGTTGTTCCCGCTGCCTTGTGGCCTTCAACCGGCGTGAAGGTCAATTCGAGCGTTATAAGGACCAGGATGCCGAGATCCTGGGTATCCTCAACTGCGGAGGATGTCCGGGCGCGTCCATCGTTCAGCGTTTGGCCCAGGTCAAGCTCTGGAACGAGCCCCTGAACGAGCAGCCCACCAAGATTCACATCGGCCCGTGCCTGTCCGACCACTGTACCCACGCGGATGACGTGATTACAAAAATCACGGCCAAATCCGGCATTGAAGTAATCGAAGGCACCCATCCGTACATGCCCGAAAAAATCTGGTCCTGA
- a CDS encoding universal stress protein, with protein MFKKILLATSGAPSTFGAARVAFDMAKRYGAEVVVFNVMGVPTKAFSQVVNDVRTGEEIEVDDEYRAWVEEELKSTFEKQIESVEYAKIVTTTGVPSREILRAARAEDADLIVMGASSGDSSAYRKGYPGSTLQRVAKAARCPVMTVHRETASYWGGFGNIVFATDFSKQAEYAFRFALNAARELDCDLTLFHALDISGKVMDQNAIEDKIITARNRIRETYGPLMGDFKNFDIEVWEGVPYVEVVKIARERSADLIVLAHHSRELDPDLASIGSTMEQVILRAGCPVVSVSKPDKV; from the coding sequence ATGTTCAAGAAGATTCTACTGGCGACCAGCGGTGCTCCGTCCACCTTCGGCGCCGCGCGGGTGGCCTTCGACATGGCCAAACGCTACGGGGCCGAAGTCGTGGTGTTCAACGTCATGGGCGTACCCACCAAGGCCTTTTCCCAGGTGGTCAACGACGTGCGCACCGGCGAGGAGATCGAGGTCGACGACGAATACCGCGCCTGGGTCGAGGAGGAACTCAAATCCACCTTCGAGAAGCAGATCGAGTCGGTGGAGTACGCCAAGATCGTGACCACCACGGGCGTGCCCAGCCGCGAGATTCTGCGCGCCGCCCGGGCCGAGGACGCCGACCTCATCGTCATGGGCGCAAGCTCCGGCGATTCGAGCGCCTACCGCAAGGGCTACCCCGGCTCCACCCTGCAACGCGTGGCCAAGGCCGCCCGCTGCCCGGTGATGACCGTGCACCGCGAGACCGCCTCCTACTGGGGCGGCTTCGGAAACATCGTCTTCGCCACAGACTTCTCCAAGCAGGCGGAATACGCCTTCAGGTTCGCCCTGAACGCCGCCAGGGAACTGGACTGCGACCTGACCCTGTTCCACGCCCTGGACATCAGCGGCAAGGTCATGGACCAGAACGCCATCGAAGACAAAATCATCACGGCGCGGAACCGCATCCGTGAGACCTACGGGCCGCTTATGGGCGACTTCAAGAACTTCGACATCGAAGTATGGGAAGGCGTGCCCTACGTGGAAGTCGTCAAGATCGCGCGCGAACGGTCCGCCGACCTCATCGTCCTGGCGCACCACTCCCGCGAGCTCGACCCGGATCTGGCCTCCATCGGCTCCACCATGGAGCAGGTCATCCTGCGGGCAGGATGTCCGGTGGTCAGCGTGAGCAAGCCCGACAAGGTCTAG
- the divK gene encoding DVU0259 family response regulator domain-containing protein: MSKKILIVDDDQEIRSYLSELLSDNGYETVTANDGAEAVEIAKTEKPDLITLDLEMPNEWGPRFYRKISQDETLKRTPVVVISGLNAIKYAIPKAIASLTKPFEPAQLLKIVKDAIG; this comes from the coding sequence ATGTCCAAGAAGATTCTCATCGTCGACGACGACCAGGAAATCCGCTCTTATCTGTCCGAACTGCTGAGCGACAACGGGTATGAAACCGTGACCGCCAACGACGGCGCAGAGGCTGTGGAGATCGCCAAGACCGAGAAACCCGATCTGATTACGCTGGACCTTGAAATGCCCAACGAATGGGGCCCGAGGTTCTACCGCAAGATCAGCCAGGACGAGACGCTCAAGCGTACCCCGGTTGTGGTCATCAGCGGCCTCAACGCGATCAAATACGCTATTCCCAAGGCGATCGCAAGCCTCACGAAACCTTTTGAGCCTGCTCAGTTGCTGAAGATCGTCAAGGACGCCATCGGCTAG